A stretch of Geomonas oryzisoli DNA encodes these proteins:
- a CDS encoding tetratricopeptide repeat protein, producing the protein MPRVILILLCLLSASVVLAAGSATESGDRDPRPAAGLRDVYFAEALYHAYQGEWFDSVARLDTELGQHRRVDEPALDTLYPHVNQAEFDVGDFELGYRMHLRAGRAIRAVVEGKVDEPQRNAAIYRLARLYFRKDQPREALQAMERIRGEVPQRIRDDVEFLRAQVLMANGRPEEASRILKELLGAKGLEGFAGYNMGIALMQQGKEQDGRQQLDRAGLVANLDSTSQAIRDKSNLVLGYKLLDENKGAEAKLVLDRVRLSGPFSNRALLGSGWADANQGQFERALVPWSILATREVTDPAVQEALLAMPFAYGKLKVYGKAAVLYGQALASFGKEIDKLGQSIVSVQEGKFLKALEREELRQDPDWVVKLRTLPQAPETYYLLELMASNDFQESLKNYLDLNGLAKRLAVWDRDLNSFEEMVKLRRGYYEPLLPEIDEAFKQLDSQIRLRQEQRDRIEKRLHAMLTAPRPDHLATAQERIAREEITRLEQIAAHKVPSPLAGEGQGGGEGATGETVADGDFTHPPTPSRQGRGTSEVTQRLARLRGVISWNIATQYHQRFSETFEDLDNLNRETERLKRRYDSFVRIRQAAAQSYQGYDDAIRSERARIAAAREKVAALLPRQGKILEAMAVEELSRRRVRLEQFQVTARFAIADSYDRANKAQAQKRVGE; encoded by the coding sequence ATGCCCAGGGTGATTCTCATACTGCTTTGTCTGCTGTCGGCGAGCGTGGTGCTGGCAGCCGGCAGCGCCACGGAAAGCGGCGACCGTGATCCCCGCCCCGCAGCCGGCCTCAGGGACGTCTACTTCGCAGAGGCGCTGTATCACGCCTACCAGGGGGAGTGGTTCGATTCGGTGGCGCGGCTGGACACGGAACTCGGGCAGCACCGCCGGGTCGACGAGCCGGCGCTGGACACGCTCTACCCCCACGTGAACCAGGCGGAGTTCGACGTCGGCGACTTCGAACTGGGGTACCGGATGCACCTGCGCGCCGGGCGCGCCATCCGCGCGGTCGTCGAGGGGAAGGTGGACGAGCCGCAGAGAAACGCGGCCATCTACCGGCTGGCCCGGCTCTACTTCCGCAAGGATCAACCGCGTGAGGCGCTGCAGGCGATGGAGCGCATCCGGGGCGAGGTGCCGCAGCGGATCCGCGACGACGTCGAATTCCTGCGGGCGCAGGTTCTCATGGCCAACGGCCGCCCCGAGGAGGCGTCGCGCATTCTGAAGGAGCTTTTGGGGGCGAAGGGGCTGGAAGGTTTCGCCGGCTACAACATGGGGATAGCGCTGATGCAGCAGGGGAAGGAGCAGGACGGGCGACAGCAGCTGGACCGGGCGGGGCTGGTCGCGAACCTTGATTCCACCAGCCAGGCGATCAGGGACAAGTCCAACCTGGTGCTCGGCTACAAGCTCCTGGATGAGAACAAAGGCGCCGAAGCCAAGCTGGTCCTGGACCGGGTGCGTCTGAGCGGCCCCTTCTCGAACCGCGCCCTTTTGGGCTCGGGGTGGGCCGACGCCAACCAGGGGCAGTTCGAAAGGGCGCTGGTTCCCTGGAGCATCCTTGCCACGCGCGAGGTGACCGATCCCGCGGTGCAGGAGGCCCTCCTGGCCATGCCGTTTGCCTACGGCAAGCTGAAGGTCTACGGGAAAGCGGCCGTTTTGTACGGGCAGGCGCTGGCATCGTTCGGCAAGGAGATCGACAAGCTGGGGCAGTCCATCGTTTCGGTGCAGGAAGGGAAGTTCCTGAAGGCCCTGGAGCGGGAGGAACTGCGGCAGGACCCGGACTGGGTGGTGAAGCTGCGCACCCTGCCGCAGGCGCCGGAAACCTACTACCTCCTCGAACTGATGGCTTCCAACGACTTCCAGGAGTCCCTGAAAAACTACCTCGACCTGAACGGGCTGGCGAAGAGGCTCGCCGTCTGGGACAGGGACCTGAACTCCTTCGAGGAGATGGTCAAGCTGCGCCGCGGCTACTACGAGCCGCTGCTCCCCGAGATCGACGAGGCCTTCAAGCAGCTCGACTCCCAGATCCGTCTGCGCCAGGAGCAGCGCGACCGCATCGAGAAACGGCTGCACGCCATGCTGACCGCGCCGCGCCCGGACCACCTGGCAACCGCGCAGGAGCGGATCGCGAGAGAGGAGATCACGCGGCTGGAGCAGATCGCCGCTCACAAGGTCCCCTCCCCCCTGGCGGGGGAGGGTCAGGGTGGGGGGGAAGGTGCCACCGGCGAGACTGTTGCTGATGGCGACTTCACCCACCCCCCGACCCCCTCCCGTCAAGGGAGGGGGACGTCAGAAGTCACGCAGCGGCTGGCCCGGCTGCGCGGTGTCATCTCCTGGAACATCGCCACCCAGTACCACCAGCGCTTCTCCGAGACCTTCGAGGACCTCGACAACCTGAACCGGGAGACCGAGCGGCTCAAGCGCCGGTACGATTCCTTCGTGCGCATCCGCCAGGCAGCGGCGCAAAGCTACCAGGGATACGACGATGCGATCCGCAGCGAACGCGCGAGGATCGCGGCGGCCCGGGAAAAGGTGGCGGCGCTTTTGCCGCGCCAGGGAAAGATACTCGAGGCGATGGCGGTGGAGGAGCTGTCCCGGCGCCGGGTGCGCCTCGAGCAGTTCCAGGTCACCGCCCGCTTTGCCATCGCGGACAGCTACGATCGCGCCAACAAGGCGCAGGCTCAAAAGAGGGTGGGCGAATGA
- a CDS encoding OmpA family protein, which produces MVKRRIALTFMILVSLAAAGPAARAESTPAPVAKAAAVPAATTPNVRDAAGRGETTEGHLPKEATYTPWLLDPSVFAQDQGDRTEKRKVAEKDVKTVKLTDLVPPIRFRTGEAEITREYLELLRGVLEKMRGRANVRLHFVGHADSQRLSGALQGKFGDNTGLSRERAGTTAEYCQRALGLPPEAISYEGMGDAKPVASNATEEGRALNRRVEVEVWYDEIGEKMVEREVIVPAQVNRVKICRTETVCKMRYKEGLSHRVRIKNLVAPLQYDAALVSVPDEFPRQIRQALNNLSGKQHVAVKFIAYSDTTPLAERDERIYGDQTGLSKAVARRVALAVQDALKGAPVSFESEGKGATQPVASNDTPQGRALNRRVAVEFWHDDALQELSDEPQLCPEDAGAETVTRVYDPPSGPIPAIMFQDGNPVLPEGYTERLRALMDDIKKRSNVRLRFIGYINNERLDRRTAAVYGDDIGWATARARRSMNQVSAQMGLAASQAEFEGRGYVQSADVVATGFTGTGESRVEVQVVYDEQVPINDYEGVDILRMTREVNAADPLALNLLRISVDGKPVDDLNKSIPDLQRCTDVALQRASIEFKYDNLRSEPRLNVTAWPRSIRYRDLAGTQFPESLVRFRLYANYHSFIKRAEVRIFDEERSVRDLPLAVVPMDGEGMAQWSASFENPVTPARELKYLVRVYDARGNYDETVPQPLWVVEEVDAGAVKSDPERELLAGYGGSRIAQRNIPVDGGTVQAYGSSIPAEHRVWLAGYPGPVDAKGRFIAEEILPKGMHTVEVAVLDKAGNGELFLRDLAMPKSDWFTVGIADLTLSADKTSGPAKLLAPDQARYSHDFNAEGRLAFYTNGVFGDGWRLTASADTREGPLDQIFTNFLDKSPESLFRRIDQDYHFPTYGDDSTVLEDAPTSGKFYARLKKDQSYGLWGNFRIGYLDNDLAHVDRGLYGANLHYQLPGVTSFGEKRFMLDGFAAEPGTVAGRDEFRGTGGSLYYLRRQDILQGSERVRIEIRDKDSGIVMAVKDLTPIQDYDVDYLQGRLVLTQPLESTAADNLLVHSDTIGGNPVYLVARYEYTPGAAELDTMTFGGRAHYWFGDYVKLGLTGTGGKNGDIDESLAGADLTLRKSAATWLKLETGRSKGAGLFTSTSLDGGFNYSTVQAPVDAATAANAYRIDASVGLQDLNKEWRGRLTMYSQLLEAGYSAPGQAAEKETTLIGGTAEVPVNERLKVNVKADQRNVDQGVQTTAVEANANYQVDEHWSAGLGARLDSRKDQSAVVPLTQETGDRVDVVGKVGYDTKARWSGYLFGQQSVLATGNREGNGRGGVGGAFRVTDRLKLNGEASGGNQGIAGRFGSEYLYSDRTTLYTNYALENERSDNGVQARKGALTSGFRTRYSDSASVYGEERYTHGDVPSGLLNSYGVDLTPTDRLNFGVKGEFGTLRDNLTGAELKRKALGVSAGYGFAKVKLASAVEYRVDDAEQADLSRVKRTTWLFKNSLKYQVTPDWRLIGKFNYSQSTSSQGDFYDGSYTEAVVGYAYRPVAHDRLNALVKYTYFFNLPAAGQLNGTGTNAGVMQRSHIASIDATYDLTERWSIGGKYAYRLGQVSMDRVNPEYFDSNAHLYVARVDWHFLHKWDALVEGRLLDLPDAKDRRSGVLLGLYRRLGNNVKMGGGYNFSNFSDDLTDFSYRHQGVFVNVVGMI; this is translated from the coding sequence ATGGTGAAGCGACGTATCGCCCTTACATTCATGATCCTGGTGTCGTTGGCCGCAGCCGGGCCCGCGGCCCGTGCGGAGAGCACACCCGCGCCGGTCGCCAAGGCTGCCGCCGTGCCGGCGGCCACGACCCCCAACGTCCGGGACGCCGCCGGTCGCGGTGAGACGACCGAGGGGCATCTGCCCAAGGAAGCGACCTATACCCCGTGGCTTCTCGACCCGTCCGTGTTTGCGCAGGACCAGGGGGACCGCACCGAAAAGCGCAAGGTCGCCGAGAAGGACGTGAAGACGGTCAAGCTGACCGACCTGGTGCCCCCCATCCGCTTCCGCACCGGCGAGGCGGAGATCACCCGGGAGTACCTGGAGCTTCTGCGCGGCGTGCTCGAGAAGATGCGCGGCCGCGCCAACGTCCGGCTCCACTTCGTGGGGCACGCCGACAGCCAGCGCCTGAGCGGGGCGCTGCAGGGGAAATTCGGCGACAACACCGGGCTGTCCCGCGAGCGAGCCGGCACCACGGCAGAATACTGCCAGCGCGCCCTGGGGCTTCCGCCGGAGGCGATCTCCTACGAGGGGATGGGCGACGCCAAGCCGGTCGCCTCCAACGCCACCGAGGAGGGGAGGGCCCTGAACCGGCGGGTTGAGGTCGAGGTCTGGTACGACGAGATCGGCGAGAAGATGGTGGAAAGGGAAGTGATCGTCCCGGCGCAGGTGAACCGGGTCAAGATCTGCCGAACCGAAACGGTCTGCAAGATGCGCTACAAGGAAGGGCTCTCGCACCGGGTCCGGATCAAGAACCTCGTCGCCCCCCTGCAGTACGACGCGGCCCTCGTCTCCGTGCCGGATGAGTTCCCGCGCCAGATCAGGCAGGCGCTCAACAACCTCTCCGGCAAGCAGCACGTCGCCGTGAAGTTCATCGCCTACAGCGACACCACGCCGCTGGCGGAGCGGGACGAGCGCATCTACGGCGACCAGACGGGACTCTCCAAGGCGGTCGCCCGGCGCGTCGCCCTCGCCGTGCAGGACGCCCTGAAGGGTGCCCCGGTCTCCTTCGAGAGCGAGGGGAAGGGCGCCACGCAACCGGTGGCCTCCAACGACACCCCGCAGGGGAGGGCGCTGAACCGGCGCGTCGCGGTGGAGTTCTGGCACGACGACGCCCTCCAGGAACTGTCCGACGAGCCGCAGCTCTGTCCCGAGGACGCCGGCGCCGAGACCGTCACCAGGGTCTACGATCCTCCCTCCGGCCCCATCCCCGCCATCATGTTCCAGGACGGCAACCCGGTACTCCCCGAGGGGTACACCGAGCGGCTCAGAGCGCTCATGGACGACATCAAAAAGCGCAGCAACGTGCGCCTGCGCTTCATCGGTTACATCAACAACGAGCGGCTGGACCGGCGCACGGCCGCGGTCTACGGCGACGATATCGGCTGGGCCACGGCGCGCGCCCGCCGCAGCATGAACCAGGTGAGCGCGCAGATGGGGCTCGCCGCCAGTCAGGCGGAGTTCGAGGGGCGGGGTTACGTGCAGTCGGCGGACGTGGTCGCCACCGGCTTCACCGGCACGGGTGAGTCGCGGGTCGAGGTGCAGGTCGTCTACGACGAGCAGGTCCCCATCAACGACTACGAGGGGGTGGACATCCTGCGCATGACCCGGGAGGTGAACGCGGCCGACCCCCTGGCGCTCAACCTGTTGCGCATCTCGGTGGACGGCAAGCCGGTCGACGACCTGAACAAGAGCATCCCCGACCTGCAGCGCTGCACCGACGTGGCGCTGCAGCGCGCCAGCATCGAATTCAAGTACGACAACCTGAGGAGCGAGCCCCGGCTGAACGTAACCGCCTGGCCGCGCAGCATCCGCTACCGGGACCTCGCGGGGACGCAGTTTCCCGAGAGCCTGGTCCGTTTCCGCCTCTACGCCAACTACCACAGCTTCATAAAGCGCGCCGAGGTGAGGATCTTCGATGAGGAACGCTCGGTACGCGACCTCCCCCTGGCGGTGGTCCCCATGGACGGCGAGGGGATGGCGCAGTGGAGCGCCAGCTTCGAAAACCCCGTCACTCCGGCCCGTGAGCTCAAGTACCTGGTCCGCGTCTACGACGCCCGGGGGAACTACGACGAGACCGTCCCCCAGCCGCTGTGGGTGGTCGAAGAGGTCGATGCCGGCGCCGTCAAGTCCGACCCGGAACGGGAGCTCTTGGCCGGGTACGGCGGCAGCCGCATCGCGCAGAGGAACATCCCCGTCGACGGCGGCACCGTTCAGGCCTACGGCAGCTCCATTCCCGCCGAGCACCGGGTCTGGCTGGCCGGGTACCCGGGGCCGGTGGACGCCAAGGGGCGCTTCATCGCCGAGGAGATCCTTCCCAAGGGGATGCACACCGTCGAGGTGGCGGTGCTGGACAAGGCCGGCAACGGGGAGCTCTTCCTGCGCGACCTGGCCATGCCCAAAAGCGACTGGTTCACCGTCGGTATAGCCGACCTGACCCTCTCCGCGGACAAGACCAGCGGGCCGGCCAAGCTGCTCGCCCCGGACCAGGCGCGCTACAGCCACGACTTCAACGCCGAGGGGCGCTTGGCCTTCTACACCAACGGGGTGTTCGGCGACGGCTGGAGGCTTACCGCCAGCGCCGACACGCGGGAAGGTCCCCTGGACCAGATCTTCACCAACTTCCTGGACAAGTCGCCCGAGTCGCTCTTCAGGCGCATCGACCAGGACTACCACTTCCCGACCTACGGCGACGACTCCACCGTGCTCGAGGATGCACCCACCAGCGGGAAATTTTACGCCCGGCTCAAGAAGGACCAGAGCTACGGCCTGTGGGGCAACTTCAGGATCGGCTACCTCGACAACGACCTCGCCCACGTGGACCGCGGGCTCTACGGCGCGAACCTCCACTACCAGCTCCCCGGCGTGACCAGCTTCGGCGAGAAGCGCTTCATGCTCGACGGGTTCGCCGCAGAGCCCGGGACGGTGGCCGGCCGCGACGAGTTCCGCGGCACGGGCGGCTCCCTCTACTACCTGCGCCGCCAGGACATCCTGCAGGGATCCGAGCGGGTGCGCATCGAGATCCGGGACAAGGATTCCGGCATCGTGATGGCGGTGAAGGACCTGACCCCGATCCAGGACTACGACGTCGATTACCTGCAGGGGCGCCTGGTCCTCACCCAGCCCCTGGAGTCGACGGCGGCGGATAACCTCCTGGTGCACAGCGACACCATCGGCGGCAACCCGGTTTACCTGGTGGCCCGCTACGAGTACACGCCGGGAGCAGCGGAGCTTGACACCATGACCTTCGGCGGCCGGGCCCACTACTGGTTCGGTGATTACGTGAAGCTGGGTCTCACCGGCACCGGCGGCAAGAACGGCGACATCGACGAGAGCCTGGCCGGCGCGGACCTCACCCTGCGCAAGTCCGCCGCCACCTGGCTCAAGCTGGAGACCGGCCGCAGCAAGGGGGCGGGGCTCTTCACCTCCACCTCGCTCGACGGCGGCTTCAACTACAGCACCGTCCAGGCACCCGTCGATGCCGCGACCGCAGCCAATGCCTACCGGATCGATGCGAGCGTCGGGCTGCAGGACCTGAACAAGGAGTGGCGGGGACGCCTGACCATGTACAGCCAGCTGCTGGAGGCGGGGTACTCGGCGCCCGGCCAGGCGGCGGAAAAGGAAACCACCCTCATCGGCGGCACCGCCGAGGTGCCGGTCAACGAGCGCCTGAAGGTCAACGTCAAGGCGGACCAGCGCAACGTGGACCAGGGAGTGCAGACGACGGCGGTCGAGGCGAACGCCAACTACCAGGTGGACGAGCACTGGAGCGCCGGGCTGGGGGCGCGCCTGGACAGCCGCAAGGACCAGTCGGCCGTAGTCCCCCTGACGCAGGAGACCGGGGACCGCGTCGACGTCGTCGGTAAGGTGGGCTACGACACCAAGGCACGCTGGAGCGGCTACCTCTTCGGGCAGCAATCCGTGCTCGCCACCGGCAACCGCGAGGGTAACGGCCGGGGCGGCGTGGGGGGCGCCTTCCGCGTCACCGACCGCCTGAAGCTGAACGGCGAGGCGTCCGGGGGGAACCAGGGGATAGCGGGGCGCTTCGGCAGCGAGTACCTCTACAGCGACCGCACCACCCTCTACACCAACTACGCCCTGGAGAACGAGCGCTCCGACAACGGCGTGCAGGCGAGGAAAGGCGCGCTCACCTCGGGCTTTCGCACCCGCTACTCGGACAGCGCCAGCGTCTACGGCGAGGAACGCTACACCCACGGCGACGTCCCCAGCGGCCTGCTCAACTCCTACGGCGTCGATCTCACCCCCACCGACCGGTTGAACTTCGGGGTCAAGGGGGAGTTCGGCACCCTGCGTGACAACCTCACCGGCGCGGAGCTCAAGAGGAAGGCGCTCGGGGTGAGCGCGGGGTACGGCTTCGCCAAGGTGAAGCTCGCGAGCGCCGTGGAATACCGGGTGGACGACGCCGAGCAGGCGGACCTGAGCCGGGTGAAGCGCACGACCTGGCTGTTCAAGAACAGCCTGAAGTACCAGGTGACCCCGGACTGGCGGCTGATCGGCAAGTTCAACTACTCGCAGAGCACCAGCTCGCAGGGGGATTTCTACGACGGCAGCTACACCGAGGCGGTGGTGGGATACGCCTACCGCCCGGTCGCCCACGACCGCCTGAACGCACTGGTCAAGTACACCTACTTCTTCAACCTGCCGGCGGCGGGACAGCTAAACGGCACCGGCACGAACGCGGGGGTCATGCAGCGCAGCCACATCGCGTCCATCGACGCCACCTACGACCTCACGGAGCGTTGGAGCATCGGCGGCAAGTACGCCTACCGGCTCGGGCAGGTCAGCATGGACCGGGTCAACCCGGAGTACTTCGACAGCAACGCTCATCTCTACGTGGCGCGGGTCGACTGGCACTTCCTGCACAAGTGGGATGCCCTCGTCGAAGGGCGCCTGCTCGACCTGCCGGACGCAAAGGACCGGCGCAGCGGCGTGCTCCTGGGGCTCTACCGTCGCCTGGGCAACAACGTGAAGATGGGAGGCGGTTACAACTTCAGCAACTTTTCCGACGACCTGACCGACTTCAGTTACCGGCACCAGGGGGTATTCGTCAACGTGGTGGGGATGATCTAG